A DNA window from Engystomops pustulosus chromosome 6, aEngPut4.maternal, whole genome shotgun sequence contains the following coding sequences:
- the LOC140065558 gene encoding venom serine protease inhibitor-like gives MAALRILIFFSAVALAFSNPPKRDKCPRDKEWSDCLRCTDRCQNKDAFCAQSCTQGCKCKEPGYLLDRDNKCVPKQKCPSPPPPNNSCPKGAVLDKCVGCSDYCKTKKPCGYGCTQGCRCTQKGYVMGPSNTCIPEGKCPRW, from the exons ATGGCTGCCTTGAGGATTCTGATATTTTTTTCAG CTGTTGCCTTGGCCTTTTCAAATCCTCCAAAGAGAG ATAAATGCCCTAGAGATAAGGAATGGTCAGATTGCTTACGCTGCACAGACAGATGCCAAAATAAGGATGCATTTTGTGCTCAATCTTGTACCCAAGGATGTAAATGTAAAGAGCCCGGATACCTCCTTGATCGTGATAACAAATGTGTCCCTAAGCAAAAATGCCCATCGCCCCCTCCTCCAAATAATTCTTGTCCTAAAGGAGCTGTATTGGACAAATGTGTCGGATGTTCTGACTACTGTAAAACTAAAAAGCCTTGTGGCTACGGTTGTACTCAAGGATGTAGATGTACCCAGAAAGGATATGTCATGGGTCCCTCTAATACCTGCATCCCAGAGGGAAAATGCCCAAGATG GTGA